A genomic region of Sciurus carolinensis chromosome 7, mSciCar1.2, whole genome shotgun sequence contains the following coding sequences:
- the Rnf39 gene encoding RING finger protein 39: MEAPELGPGLVERLEQLATCPLCGGPFEDPVLLACEHSFCRACLARCWGNPPPTGTEAPPTTCPCCGLPCPRRSLRSNVRLAVEVRISRGLREKLAEPGSRSGRRRGGRIPTMGCLDPHGEDIRKTWRRFDAPAPKLSNLEEDLPDDYPVVKNMLHRLTADLTLDPGTAHRRLLISPDRRSVRLAPPGTPVPLDGPARFDQLPAVLGAQGFGAGRHCWEVETADAASYGDSSGEDEDDRESCYAVGAAGESVQRKGRIRLCPAEAVWAVEGRGGRLWALTAPEPTLLSGARPPPNRIRVDLDWERGRVAFYDGRSLDLLFAFQAPGPLGERVFPLLCTCDPRAPLRIVPGEG; the protein is encoded by the exons ATGGAGGCGCCTGAGCTGGGCCCGGGGCTGGTGGAGCGTCTGGAGCAGCTGGCGACGTGTCCGCTTTGTGGGGGCCCCTTCGAGGACCCAGTGCTTCTGGCGTGTGAGCACAGCTTCTGTCGCGCGTGCCTGGCCCGCTGCTGGGGGAACCCGCCGCCCACCGGCACCGAGGCGCCCCCCACCACCTGCCCCTGCTGCGGCCTGCCGTGTCCCCGCCGCAGCCTGAGGTCTAATGTACGGCTAGCGGTGGAGGTACGGATCAGCCGCGGGCTGCGGGAGAAGCTGGCCGAGCCCGGCTCCCGCTCGGGAAGACGCCGAGGGGGCCGTATCCCAACCATGGGTTGCCTGGACCCGCACGGAGAG GATATAAGGAAGACGTGGAGGCG ATTTGATGCCCCAGCACCCAAGTTGTCTAACTTAGAGGAAGATCTCCCTGATGATTACCCAGTGGTCAAAAACATGCTTCACAGACTGACAG CCGACCTGACCCTGGACCCTGGCACCGCACACCGCCGCCTGCTCATCTCCCCCGACCGCCGCAGTGTCCGACTGGCCCCACCAGGCACCCCAGTGCCCCTGGACGGCCCCGCGCGCTTTGATCAGCTCCCAGCAGTACTAGGCGCACAGGGCTTTGGGGCCGGCCGCCACTGCTGGGAAGTGGAGACCGCGGATGCTGCCTCTTACGGAGACTCTTCTGGGGAAGATGAGGACGACCGGGAGAGCTGCTATGCGGTGGGCGCCGCAGGGGAGTCGGTGCAACGCAAAGGCCGCATCAGGTTGTGCCCAGCGGAGGCAGTGTGGGCTGTGGAGGGTCGCGGCGGCCGCCTGTGGGCCCTCACCGCACCTGAGCCCACCCTACTCAGTGGCGCCAGACCACCGCCAAATCGTATCCGTGTAGACTTGGACTGGGAGCGGGGCCGCGTGGCCTTCTACGACGGCCGCTCGCTGGACTTGCTTTTTGCCTTCCAGGCGCCCGGACCCCTGGGGGAGCGTGTATTCCCTCTGCTTTGCACTTGTGACCCCCGGGCCCCGCTGCGCATCGTGCCAGGAGAGGGCTGA